TCTCCGATTTCCACCCAGTGTATAGATGAGTTTCAGTTTCCCTGGATCGACGGTCATAAAACTGGTGTATAAGTTCAGAATGCTTCCAAAGATTGCTACAGACATTCCGGCGACGATAATTGTTGTTTTTGTTGCTCCAAGCCAGACAATAAGAAGTGGTGCCAGTGCAGACTTCGGCAGACTGTTCAGTACTACTAGGTAAGGATCCAGGATCTCTGATAACCGTCTGCTGAACCAGAGAAGAATGGTAACCAGAATACTGGTGGCGGTGACGAGCAGGAAGCTTAAGATTGTCTCGTATAGTGTGACATTGGTGTGCAGAAAAATGCTTTTATCCAGCACCATGCCCCAGAAACATAGTGCAATCTTTGACGGGCTGCTAAAGATGAAGGAGTCGATGATACCTACATTTGCAGTGAATTCCCAAAGAAAGAGAAAACTGAAAAGAATCAGAATCCGGGAGATACCGACAATGTATTTGTGCTTCTTTTGCTGTTTCAGATAGTTGATCTGATTTTCAGAAAGTTCATTTAAAAATTCAGTCATCTGTATTCAGCTCCTTCCATATTAAGTTGAAGTAATGTTTGAATTCCGGGGAGTTCCGGCGGTTCAAAGGAGTATCCTGTTCTAAATCAAAAATGAGTGGAACAGTCTGACGTATATTAGCCGGGCGTCCGGAAAGGACAATGATCCGGTCGGCAAGGGAGATGGCTTCTGACAGGTCGTGAGTTACAAGAACGGCTGATTTTCCTTCCTGCCGGATGATCTGACCAATATCGTCCCCGACATTTAAGCGGGTCTGATAGTCCAATGCGGAAAATGGTTCATCCAACAGTAGGAGATCTGGATCCAGAACGAGCGTACGGATCAGGGCGGCCCGCTGGCGCATGCCGCCGGAAAGTTCCGAGGGCCTTGCATTTTCAAACTGTTTTAGCCCATAGATGTCTAAAAGATTATGTGCCTTTTCCCTGGTCCTTGCAGTCAGCATATGCTGAATTTCCAGTCCTAAAATAACATTATTGTAAATGGTCCGCCATTCAAAAAGTTCATCATGTTGTAACATATAGCCTACATTTGTAGTGCTTTCGTGAAGGTATTTCCCATTGATTTTAATGAAGCCTTTTTCCGGTATGAGAAGTCCGGCAATAATAGAAAGAAGCGTTGACTTTCCGCAACCCGAAGGTCCGACGATGGCAACGAATTCTCCTTTATTCAGGATAAAGGAGATGCCATTTATGGCAGGAGTTTCTCCGTCCGGATTGTGATAAGCATAGTGAATATTCTTAAGTTCCAGTACTTGATCCATGGAAACCTCCGCAAATGATAATCCTATATCTTATCATATGTATCTTGAAAGAAAATGTGTGGTCAGTTTTATATCAAACGAAAAATGTATATTTCCGTGGTCATAAAATGGTTCATAAATATGGATTTTCCCTTGTCATCTTGTTATGAAAAAGTTATAATTGCATGTGAGTACGCAAGATAGGAACGATGAGTATGAATTATCAAAAAGAATTAGACAAGTTATTGGATACACTGACAAAAGAAGGACGTGTTCCAAGGCTTCTGTTACACAGTTGCTGTGCTCCATGCAGCAGTTATGTGTTAGAGTATCTGAGCAATTATTTTGAAATCACAGTGTTCTACTATAATCCGAATATTTATCCGGAGACAGAGTATACGAAGCGGATTCTGGAACAACAGAAACTGATCGATGATATGAATTTCAAATATCCGGTCAGCTTTGTAGCGGGAGAATATGAGAAAGAGAAATTTTACGAGATGGCCAGGGGACTTGAGGAGGTCAAAGAAGGCGGCTCCCGGTGCATGAAATGTTATGAGCTGCGTCTCAGAGAGACTGCAGAGATTGCAAAAGCAGGAGAATATGACTATTTTACAACCACGCTTAGCATCAGTCCACTGAAGAATGCAGCAAAGCTCAATGAAATCGGGCAGCGTCTGGCAAAAGAATATGGTGTGGAATATTTGATTTCAGATTTTAAGAAGAAAAATGGTTACAAGCGTTCCACAGAACTGTCAAAAATTTATGGTTTGTACAGACAGGATTACTGTGGTTGTGAATTTTCTCAGAGACAACGAAAGTAAGACACTGTTGACTTTAGATAAAAATATGGTACACTTTTATACAGTACAGTATTAAATGACGGAAAGGAAGAGATTATGGCACAATTATGGGGAGGTCGTTTCACAAAAGAGACTGACCAGTTAGTATATAAGTTCAATGCATCTATCTCATTTGACCAGAGATTTTATGAGCAGGATATCAAAGGAAGTATGGCACATGTTACCATGCTTGCAAAGCAGGGAATCTTGACCGATGCAGAAAAAGAGACAATTATTACAGGACTTCAGGGGATTCTTGATGATGTGAAATCAGGAAAACTTGAGATTACTGATAAATATGAAGATATTCACAGTTTTGTTGAGGCAAACCTGATCGACCGTGTGGGAGATGCAGGTAAGAAGCTTCATACAGGACGAAGCAGAAATGATCAGGTTGCACTGGATATGAAGCTTTATATCCGTGATGAAGTGCAGGAGACAGATACATTGATCAAGGAGATGTTAGAGGCGATTCTTGGAATTATGGAGAATAACCTTGAGACATATATGCCGGGATTCACACATTTACAGAAAGCACAGCCAATCACACTGGCTCATCACATGGGCGCGTATTTTGAGATGTTCAAAAGGGATCATGAGCGTATGAAAGACATTTATGCAAGGATGAATACATGTCCGCTTGGATCCGGAGCCCTTGCAGGAACGACTTACCCATTAGACCGTGCCTATACAGCAAAGCTTCTTGGATTTGACGGACCAACTATGAACAGTATGGATGGTGTTTCTGACAGAGATTATCTGATTGAGTATTTGTCAGCGCTTTCCATGATTATGATGCATCTGAGCCGTTTCTCAGAGGAAGTGATCATCTGGAATTCTAATGAATATAAGTTTGTTGAGATTGATGATGCTTATAGTACCGGAAGCAGTATTATGCCGCAGAAGAAGAATCCGGATATTGCAGAGCTTGTAAGAGGTAAGACTGGACGTGTCTATGCTGCACTGACCGGACTTCTTGTTACAATGAAAGGAATTCCGCTTGCATACAACAAAGATATGCAGGAAGATAAAGAACTTCCATTTGATGCAATCGATACAACAAAAGGATGCTTACAGTTATTTGCAGGCATGCTTCGTACGATGACATTTAAGAATGACCGCATGGAAGAGAGTGCAAAGCACGGATTTACAAATGCGACAGATGCAGCGGATTATCTTGTGAATCACGGAGTTCCGTTCAGAGACGCACACGGAATTGTTGGACAGCTCGTGTTACTTTGTCTGGATAAGAAGATTCCGTTGGATGATCTTCCACTTGAGGAGTATAAGAAGATTTCACCTGTATTCGAGGAAGATATCTATGAAGCAATCAGTTTAAAGACATGTGTAGAGAAACGTAATACAACTGGTGCACCGGGTGTGAAACCGATGCAGGAAGCAGTGGATAGTTATAAAAAATATATGGAAGAGTACTAGAAGGGAGACATACGAGATGGATCAGAAATTAAGAGTCGGAATATTAGGAGCAACAGGAATGGTTGGACAGCGCTTTATTGCACTTCTGGAGAACCATCCATGGTTCGAGGTTGTAACAGTTGCAGCCAGCCCGAGATCAGCAGGCAAGACATATGAAGAAGCAATCGGAGACCGCTGGAAAATGGATACACCGATGCCGGAAGGAGTTAAGAAACTGATCGTTGCGAATGTTAACGAAGTCGAGAAAGTAGCTTCTTCTGTAGACTTTGTATTTAGTGCAGTTGATATGACAAAAGACGAGATTCGCGCAATCGAGGAAGCGTATGCGAAGACAGAGACACCGGTTGTCTCCAATAATAGTGCACACCGCTGGACAAAAGATGTTCCGATGGTAGTGCCGGAGATTAACTCAGACCACTTTGAGTTGATCAATGATCAGAGAAAACGTCTTGGAACAACTCGCGGATTTATTGCAGTAAAACCAAACTGCTCTATCCAGAGTTACACACCTTGCCTTGCAGCATGGAAAGAGTTCGGACCAAAAGAAGTTGTTGCTACAACATATCAGGCAATTTCCGGAGCAGGTAAAACATTCAAAGAGTGGCCGGAGATGGTAGAGAATATTATTCCATACATCGGTGGAGAGGAAGAAAAGAGCGAGCAGGAGCCGCTTCGTGTTCTTGGAACATATGAGAACGGACAGATCACACTTGCAGATGCTCCGAAGATTACATGCCAGTGTCTGCGTGTGCCGGTTCTGAACGGACATACAGCCGCAGTATTTATCAACTTTGAGAAGAAACCTACAAAAGAGCAGCTTATTGAGAAACTGGAAAGCTTCAAAGGATTTCCGCAGGAGGCAGGACTTCCAAGTGCACCAAAGCAGTTTGTCCGCTACATGGAAGAGGATAACCGTCCACAGGTAAGATTAGACGTAGACTATGAGAACGGAATGGGTGTATCCATCGGACGTCTCAGAGAAGATTCTATGTTCGACTTTAAGTTCGTAGGACTTTCACACAATACAGTCCGCGGAGCAGCAGGCGGTGCCGTGCTTTGTGCAGAAGCTCTGACAGCAAAAGGATATATTCAGGCAAAATAATCACAGAGGGGATATGAATACATGGCAAAACAGGGAGGTCAGACTCCACTTTACGAACAAGTGGTCAAGATGGTCAAAGATCAGATTGTATCCGGGGTTTATACAAAGGGAGATCTGTTGCCAAGTGAAAAAGAAATGATTGATAATTTTGGGGTCAGTCGAATCACCGTCCGGAAAGCATTATCGATTCTGTCTGATATGGGTTATATCCGAACAGAAAAAGGGCGGGGGAGCGAAGTGATTCTAGATGTAGAAGACTTGCTGTCACGTGGAAAATTTTCAGAAGAGATGACTGCATATCGCAGACTATGCATGGAAGCAACACAGGTTCGGATTTTGTTAGAGCCGGAGATCGCAAGACAGGTTGCGATAAAGGCGACAGACGAGCAGCTTGCATCTCTTCGCATCTGGGAGAATCATATTCGGATGAAAAATCCAACGAATGAATTTCATTTGGCACTTGCAGAAATACTGGGTAATCAGGAACTTGTAGAAATGTTGCAACAGTTGATCGAGGTGGAGGAGTCAAAAGCGCCCAAAGATATGGTGTTGCCAGAACAACAGGAAAAGGTTGCACAGACATTAAGTTTACAACATCAGAAGATTTTGAGAGCAATCGAGGCGAGAGATGCTGAGTTCGCATATTTTTACATGAAAGAACATGAAAAATATGCAGAACAGATGTATGAAGATTATTTCAGACGTGTTATGGCGTAATATATGTTAGAATTTAGATTAGATAGAACCATCTGGATATAATATAGCAAATTGTATTCATAAAAGTTAAAAGTCATAAAAGGATAACAAGAAAGGAAGTATAGAGATATACTTCCTTTCTTGTTATCTAATTCTATAGATAGACATAACAACATGAAAATATTTATAGAAGATGTTCGTTAATATTTTGTGCAATACTGTCAAAAAAACGGCGAAGTTATTATGCGATAATACAGAAAAACGAGAAATGTTATTTACATAATTGATTAAACAGGGAAGATATGTTATGATATATAACAAGTTAGAAGTGCAACAAGAAAGGAAGGTCAAGGGAAATATGTATGATTTTGACAAAGTAGTTGACCGCAGAGGTACAAGTAGTATTAAGTGGAATGTACAATGGGATTTTGGTCAAAAAGACGGATTGCTTCCATTCTGGATCGCAGATACGGACTTCGCATCTGAGCCGAAGATTCTTGAGGCAATGAAAAAAAGATGTGATCATCCGATTTTTGGTTATGCGGATCCATGGGATAGTGTGTATGATGCTATCCAGGGATGGTGGGATCGTAGACATGGATTCCACGCAGAAAAAGACTGGATGTTCATCAGCAGTGGTGTGGTAACCAATATTTACTTTAATATGCAGATGCTTGTTCCAAAAGGAGGGAAAATTCTTGCATTCACACCTGTATACGATCCATTCTTTGCAGCAATTGAAAACAGTGGACATGAATTAGTAGCATGTCCAATGGATCGGGTTGATAATTACTTTACTATCAACTATGAAAGATTCGAGGATGAATTAAAGAATGGTGTAAAAGCGGTTATGTTCTGCAACCCACATAATCCGGTCGGACGTGTGTGGACAGAGGAAGAGCTCCGTAAGCTTGTTGAATTGTGTGTGAAATATGACGTATATCTTCTAAGTGATGAAGTACATGCAGACTATGCTTTGACACGCAACTATACAACGCTTGGAAAGTTCCCGGAGATTTATGACAAACTGATTATTTACACAGCAATCAGTAAGTCATTTAACATGGCAGGTCTTGTATCTTCTTGTCTGATTATTCCAAATGTGGAATTAAAGAAACAGGTAGTTGCAGATTTTGAGTCTCGTTGGATGTTCGGACCATGTGACCTTGCATTTACAGCAATGGAAGCGGCTTATACATACGGTGACACATGGATGGATGAGGCACGCGCATATGTAAAAGCAAATGCAGATGCCACAGAGAAATTCATTGCAGAGAGAATGCCAAAAGTTCAGGTTACAAAGTATGAAGGAACATTCCTGATGTGGCTGGATATGAATTGTTATGGTCTGACAAGCGAAAAGATTACAGAGATTCTTGCAAAAGAATATGGGGTAGCGCTCGGAGACGGCAGCCACTATGGAAAAGATGCAGAAGGATTTATGAGATTTAACATTGGTTGTGCAAGAGAGACTTTGATGAAAGGTCTGGAACTGATGGCAGCAATGTATGATAAGTATGTGAAATAGGAATGAGGAGAACATTATGGGTGAAGAGAAGAAACAGGGAGAACTGAAAAAAGTTCTTGGCCTTGGGGATTTGATGGGAATCGGTATCGGACAGATCATCGGTTCAGGTATTATGTCACTGACAGGTATTTGCATTGCGCTGACAGGTGCAGGAACACCATTTGCTTTCCTGACAGCAGCACTTCTTGTTTTGTGTCCAAACATGGTTCTGGCTGTTCTTGGAGCAGCAGTACCGGCGACAGGTGGCATGTATACATATGTACGTGATTACATAGGAAGAAAGACTGGATTCTTTTATCTGGCACTTCTGGTAGCAGGACAACTAGTCCTTGCAATGTTTGCGATTACGTTCGCAGTTTACATGCATGATCTGCTTCCGGGAACAAATCAGACAGTTGTAGCATTTGTACTTTTAACAGTTTGCTTTATTATGAACATCCTTGGTGTTGAGATGGCTGCAAAACTTCAGAACATCCTCGTTATTGTTCTGGTAGCTGCAATGGCATTATTCATTATCTTTGGGTTGCCAAAGGTTGACTGGTCAGCATTTGACAGCATCGATAAAATTATGCCAAACGGATTTATTAACTTTATGACAGGTGCGAGCTTGCTTACATTTGCCACAGGTGGAGCGGAGTTCTTAAGTGAGCTTGGCGGAGAGATGAAGAATCCTGGACGTGATCTTCCGAGAGCGATGATCGGCTGTACAGTAGTAGTAGCTGTTATCTATGCATTTATCGGAGTTGTCGCAGCAGGAGTCCTTCCGGTTGACCAGATTGCAGGCGAAAGCTTATCACTTGTAGCAAAAGAGATTTTCCCGAAAGGATTGTATGTATTTTTCGTTGTTGGTGGAGGAATGTTTGCAGTAGCATCTACACTGAATGCAAGTTTTACTTGGGTAACAAAAGGTCTTCTTGTTGCAGCTGAGGAAGGCTGGCTTCCAAAGAAAGCGGCATATGTTGGAAAAAGGGGAACACCGGTTGTACTGCTTACAGTATTTTACATTATTGGTGCAATTCCGATTCTTACAGGCATGAGCCTTGAGACAATTTCAAGACTTGGTAATGGTCTGAGCCTGATTTATGTATTATTCCCAATTGCTACAGGATATCTGATTTATAAGAAAAATCCAGAAGCTATGGCAAAATCACCATTCAAAGTTGGAAAAGTTCCACTTTATATCTTTACAACAATAGGTCTGATTGGATATGTAATTGCAGCTGCTTTGAACTTTGCTGATATTCAGAACGCATGGCAGATGATCGTTGTATTCTTTGCAATCGTAATTATCTATGCGTTTGTAAGAGAAAAGAAAGTAAAAGAAATTGTTGGAGAAAAATAAAAACAATGCCGGAAATCATAAATGTGGCACATTTATGATGGTGGAAGGGATGCCAGAAAGCATCCCTTCTTGTGGCAGAAAAGTACCTTATGCCTAAAAAAGCACAATAAGGAGAAATTTAGATGGAACGTTTTGCGATTGTTGGGTTTGGCTGTGCCGGATATCATGCCCTTGCCCAGATTCGGGAGAATGGCTGCGCAGCTCATATAGATGTCTACAGTGATACCGATATGCCTCCGTACAATCCGATGCTGACTACTTATTATGTGGCTGGCAGACTTCCGTACGAAGGCTTGTTCCCGTTTGGAACACTGGAAGAGATTAGAAAAAAATATCAGGCTGATTTCATCACACAGGTGAGAGTAAAACAGATTCTGGCAAAAGAAAAAATCATTATTACAGAAGATGGCAAAGAGCAGAAATATGACAAGATTCTTGTCAGTACCGGTGCAACAGCGTTTGTTCCAGGTTCTTTTGCAACACTAAAAGATGCAAACTGTATGAGAACTGTAGAAGATGCGAAAAGTTTGAGGGAAAAACTGGAAAAGAAAGACTACAAGGATGCGGTAGTAGTCGGAGCGTCCATGGTAGGAATTAAAGTGGCAGAACTTCTTTATCACAGAGGCATTCATGTGACGCTGGCAGACATGGCACCACATATTTTTGCACTTGCAGCATATCCAAAAGTTTCAGAGATAATTGAGAAGAGACTTGCAGATATAGGAATTGATATGGCTTTCGGACAGGCAATTACGAAGGCGGATGAACATACGGATGAAGAAGGAAATGTGACAGGATATACGGTATATCTTGGAGACGGAAGTAAGATTGAGACAGATCTTCTGATTTTGAATATCGGTACAAGAGCAGCAACAGGTATTTTGAATCCAGAAGAAGTTACAATTGAACGTGGAATCATCGTAAATGAAAAAATGGAAACAAGTGTTCCAGGCATTTATGCAGCAGGAGACTGCTGTCAGGGAAATAATTTACAGTCCGGACAGACGATGATCATCGGTCTCTGGGCAAATGCAGGAGTTCAGGGGAGAGTTGCCGGAAACAATATATCTGGCAAGTCAGCTCAGACAGACGGGAATATTTTACATAACATTACACATTTCCTGGACATGGATTTTATTGGACTTGGAGATAACCGCCTGACTGGTGAGGTCTATGAATATGTGAATCCCGGCAAGGGATTCTACTTACAGGCTGTCATAGATAATGGCAGACCGGTCGGGTTTAATATATTAGATAATTATGGAATTTCCGGAGTGCTAAAGGCACATTTGATCCGGATTCTGCGAGGAGAACCTTGCAGATTTACACCGGAGCAAAAAGGACAGCTCTTACATTTCGGAATCGAAGAGTATTTTATTGAGTATTTGGAGGCAGCACTATGACGGATTTAGAAAAAAGAATCAAAGCGAAGATCCCGGGACCGGACACTGGAATTGAGATCAGACGCACCATGTGTGATATCTGTTCTCCGGGAATGCATTGTGGAATCAATGCTTATGTGAAAGATGGAAAAGTCATCAAAATCGAAGGCATGGACGGACATCCCTCTAACGATGGGAGACTTTGCAGCAAAGGGCTTGCAAATCGTGAGTACATTTACCGGGAAGATCGTATCAAAACTCCACTGAAGCGGGTGGGAAAACGCGGGGAAGGAAAGTTTGAGCCGATTTCCTGGGATGAGGCTTATGCTGAGATTGCGGAACAGTTAAATAAATGCAAAAAAGATTACGGACCGGAGAGCGTTGCTTTTTATTCCGGATATTCCAAATGGTACAGACAGATACTCCGAAGACTGGCTTATGCATTCGGAAGTCCGAACTATGGCTGTGAATCCAGTGCTTGTTACACGGCCGCATTTATGGCGTGGAAAGTAGCAGCAGGTGAGCAGGCAGATGGAGACTGGGACCATTCGGATTTGTTTCTTGGCTGGGCATTTAACCCATTTTATTCCAGTTACATGCAGGCGAGACATGCCATGGAACTAAAAGAAAAGGGTCTGAAATTTATTATCGTGGATACAAGAAGAACACCGGCAACAGAAAAGCTGGCAGATCTTTTTCTACAGCCAAAGAGCGGTACCGACGGAGCACTTGCTCATGCGATTGCAAATGTTCTGATTGAGCGTGGCTGGATTGACAAGCCTTATATTGATGAATATGTGTATGGTTTTGAGGAGTATGCACAGTATGTGAAAGGATTTAATGAATCCAATATTGAGGAGATTACGGGAGTTCCGTATGCTCAGGTCGTGCAGGCAGCTGAGATGATTCATGAGAATCCCAAAATGAGCTTTAATGAATCTTCTGCACCAATCTGCCACCATAGAAATGGTTTACAGAATTACCGTGCGATTACGGCGCTTCTTGCAATTACCGGAAACTTTGACCGGATTGGAGGTCAGATTCTGACTCCGCATACTTATATGCATGTGGCATGTGGATTCCCGACAAGAGAAGAAGAATATCTTTATGAGACAAAACCAAAGAATACAAAACTTCCTATCGGAGCCGGAAGATTTCCTCTTTGGGATTATCTGGAAGGAGAGATGCAGTCCATGGATTTGTCCAGGCAGATTCTGGAAGGTACACCGTATCCAGTAAAGGGAGTATTTGCACTTGGGTTAAATGTAAGAATGTTCCCGGAATCTAAGAAAATGTTCGAGGCACTTAGAAACCTTGAGTTTTATGTAGATACAGACTTATTTATGACAGATGCTGCAAAATATGCTGATATCGTGTTGCCAGCATGCTCTTCTTTTGAGCGTGGAGAATTCAAGCCTTACCGTGGAGGACTTGCATGGTACACCAATTCGGCGATCGAGCCGATCGGAGAGGCGAGAAGCGATGTGCAGATCTGTACGGAACTTGCCCGTGTTATGGATCTTCCAGACGAGTCGTTAAAACAAGGCTATGATTATTTTATCCAGCATTATATTCTGGATGATTATCATGTGAAAGTAGAAGACTTAAAGAAAGTCGAATTGCCAGTGAAGATCGCTGAGGTTACGCCGTATGTTCCGATGCAGGATCTGAAAAAAGGACTGAAAACTCCGACTGGAAAATTTGAGTTAAAGAGTGCGATTATTGAACAACACCCGGAATGGGGACTGGATGCATTGCCGACTTACAAAGAACCGTTGGACGATGCCGATCCGGAAAAATATCCATTTGTATTTACATCTGGATCCCGAATTCCGAATGCGCTTCACAGCAGACTGCATAAAGTACCTAGAAACCGCTCTTTGAGACCAAATCCGACTGCAGATATGAATGCACTGGATTGTGA
The sequence above is drawn from the Dorea formicigenerans genome and encodes:
- a CDS encoding NAD(P)/FAD-dependent oxidoreductase, with the protein product MERFAIVGFGCAGYHALAQIRENGCAAHIDVYSDTDMPPYNPMLTTYYVAGRLPYEGLFPFGTLEEIRKKYQADFITQVRVKQILAKEKIIITEDGKEQKYDKILVSTGATAFVPGSFATLKDANCMRTVEDAKSLREKLEKKDYKDAVVVGASMVGIKVAELLYHRGIHVTLADMAPHIFALAAYPKVSEIIEKRLADIGIDMAFGQAITKADEHTDEEGNVTGYTVYLGDGSKIETDLLILNIGTRAATGILNPEEVTIERGIIVNEKMETSVPGIYAAGDCCQGNNLQSGQTMIIGLWANAGVQGRVAGNNISGKSAQTDGNILHNITHFLDMDFIGLGDNRLTGEVYEYVNPGKGFYLQAVIDNGRPVGFNILDNYGISGVLKAHLIRILRGEPCRFTPEQKGQLLHFGIEEYFIEYLEAAL
- a CDS encoding FadR/GntR family transcriptional regulator → MAKQGGQTPLYEQVVKMVKDQIVSGVYTKGDLLPSEKEMIDNFGVSRITVRKALSILSDMGYIRTEKGRGSEVILDVEDLLSRGKFSEEMTAYRRLCMEATQVRILLEPEIARQVAIKATDEQLASLRIWENHIRMKNPTNEFHLALAEILGNQELVEMLQQLIEVEESKAPKDMVLPEQQEKVAQTLSLQHQKILRAIEARDAEFAYFYMKEHEKYAEQMYEDYFRRVMA
- a CDS encoding ABC transporter ATP-binding protein, coding for MDQVLELKNIHYAYHNPDGETPAINGISFILNKGEFVAIVGPSGCGKSTLLSIIAGLLIPEKGFIKINGKYLHESTTNVGYMLQHDELFEWRTIYNNVILGLEIQHMLTARTREKAHNLLDIYGLKQFENARPSELSGGMRQRAALIRTLVLDPDLLLLDEPFSALDYQTRLNVGDDIGQIIRQEGKSAVLVTHDLSEAISLADRIIVLSGRPANIRQTVPLIFDLEQDTPLNRRNSPEFKHYFNLIWKELNTDD
- a CDS encoding molybdopterin-containing oxidoreductase family protein, with translation MTDLEKRIKAKIPGPDTGIEIRRTMCDICSPGMHCGINAYVKDGKVIKIEGMDGHPSNDGRLCSKGLANREYIYREDRIKTPLKRVGKRGEGKFEPISWDEAYAEIAEQLNKCKKDYGPESVAFYSGYSKWYRQILRRLAYAFGSPNYGCESSACYTAAFMAWKVAAGEQADGDWDHSDLFLGWAFNPFYSSYMQARHAMELKEKGLKFIIVDTRRTPATEKLADLFLQPKSGTDGALAHAIANVLIERGWIDKPYIDEYVYGFEEYAQYVKGFNESNIEEITGVPYAQVVQAAEMIHENPKMSFNESSAPICHHRNGLQNYRAITALLAITGNFDRIGGQILTPHTYMHVACGFPTREEEYLYETKPKNTKLPIGAGRFPLWDYLEGEMQSMDLSRQILEGTPYPVKGVFALGLNVRMFPESKKMFEALRNLEFYVDTDLFMTDAAKYADIVLPACSSFERGEFKPYRGGLAWYTNSAIEPIGEARSDVQICTELARVMDLPDESLKQGYDYFIQHYILDDYHVKVEDLKKVELPVKIAEVTPYVPMQDLKKGLKTPTGKFELKSAIIEQHPEWGLDALPTYKEPLDDADPEKYPFVFTSGSRIPNALHSRLHKVPRNRSLRPNPTADMNALDCEKIGVKEGDKIEISTERGAITVKVKPTMTVPEGLVNLFHGYSEADAESIMDENHLDPYSGFPAYRSTRCMVRKKEEA
- a CDS encoding APC family permease encodes the protein MGEEKKQGELKKVLGLGDLMGIGIGQIIGSGIMSLTGICIALTGAGTPFAFLTAALLVLCPNMVLAVLGAAVPATGGMYTYVRDYIGRKTGFFYLALLVAGQLVLAMFAITFAVYMHDLLPGTNQTVVAFVLLTVCFIMNILGVEMAAKLQNILVIVLVAAMALFIIFGLPKVDWSAFDSIDKIMPNGFINFMTGASLLTFATGGAEFLSELGGEMKNPGRDLPRAMIGCTVVVAVIYAFIGVVAAGVLPVDQIAGESLSLVAKEIFPKGLYVFFVVGGGMFAVASTLNASFTWVTKGLLVAAEEGWLPKKAAYVGKRGTPVVLLTVFYIIGAIPILTGMSLETISRLGNGLSLIYVLFPIATGYLIYKKNPEAMAKSPFKVGKVPLYIFTTIGLIGYVIAAALNFADIQNAWQMIVVFFAIVIIYAFVREKKVKEIVGEK
- the argH gene encoding argininosuccinate lyase; this translates as MAQLWGGRFTKETDQLVYKFNASISFDQRFYEQDIKGSMAHVTMLAKQGILTDAEKETIITGLQGILDDVKSGKLEITDKYEDIHSFVEANLIDRVGDAGKKLHTGRSRNDQVALDMKLYIRDEVQETDTLIKEMLEAILGIMENNLETYMPGFTHLQKAQPITLAHHMGAYFEMFKRDHERMKDIYARMNTCPLGSGALAGTTYPLDRAYTAKLLGFDGPTMNSMDGVSDRDYLIEYLSALSMIMMHLSRFSEEVIIWNSNEYKFVEIDDAYSTGSSIMPQKKNPDIAELVRGKTGRVYAALTGLLVTMKGIPLAYNKDMQEDKELPFDAIDTTKGCLQLFAGMLRTMTFKNDRMEESAKHGFTNATDAADYLVNHGVPFRDAHGIVGQLVLLCLDKKIPLDDLPLEEYKKISPVFEEDIYEAISLKTCVEKRNTTGAPGVKPMQEAVDSYKKYMEEY
- a CDS encoding epoxyqueuosine reductase QueH, which gives rise to MNYQKELDKLLDTLTKEGRVPRLLLHSCCAPCSSYVLEYLSNYFEITVFYYNPNIYPETEYTKRILEQQKLIDDMNFKYPVSFVAGEYEKEKFYEMARGLEEVKEGGSRCMKCYELRLRETAEIAKAGEYDYFTTTLSISPLKNAAKLNEIGQRLAKEYGVEYLISDFKKKNGYKRSTELSKIYGLYRQDYCGCEFSQRQRK
- a CDS encoding MalY/PatB family protein; its protein translation is MIYNKLEVQQERKVKGNMYDFDKVVDRRGTSSIKWNVQWDFGQKDGLLPFWIADTDFASEPKILEAMKKRCDHPIFGYADPWDSVYDAIQGWWDRRHGFHAEKDWMFISSGVVTNIYFNMQMLVPKGGKILAFTPVYDPFFAAIENSGHELVACPMDRVDNYFTINYERFEDELKNGVKAVMFCNPHNPVGRVWTEEELRKLVELCVKYDVYLLSDEVHADYALTRNYTTLGKFPEIYDKLIIYTAISKSFNMAGLVSSCLIIPNVELKKQVVADFESRWMFGPCDLAFTAMEAAYTYGDTWMDEARAYVKANADATEKFIAERMPKVQVTKYEGTFLMWLDMNCYGLTSEKITEILAKEYGVALGDGSHYGKDAEGFMRFNIGCARETLMKGLELMAAMYDKYVK
- a CDS encoding ABC transporter permease; this translates as MTEFLNELSENQINYLKQQKKHKYIVGISRILILFSFLFLWEFTANVGIIDSFIFSSPSKIALCFWGMVLDKSIFLHTNVTLYETILSFLLVTATSILVTILLWFSRRLSEILDPYLVVLNSLPKSALAPLLIVWLGATKTTIIVAGMSVAIFGSILNLYTSFMTVDPGKLKLIYTLGGNRRHALLKVVLPFSLPAIISNMKVNIGLCLVGVIIGEFLAAREGLGYLIIYASQVFKMDWLLMSILLLCLMATLLYSLINLLERWCRKHY
- the asd gene encoding aspartate-semialdehyde dehydrogenase, with the translated sequence MDQKLRVGILGATGMVGQRFIALLENHPWFEVVTVAASPRSAGKTYEEAIGDRWKMDTPMPEGVKKLIVANVNEVEKVASSVDFVFSAVDMTKDEIRAIEEAYAKTETPVVSNNSAHRWTKDVPMVVPEINSDHFELINDQRKRLGTTRGFIAVKPNCSIQSYTPCLAAWKEFGPKEVVATTYQAISGAGKTFKEWPEMVENIIPYIGGEEEKSEQEPLRVLGTYENGQITLADAPKITCQCLRVPVLNGHTAAVFINFEKKPTKEQLIEKLESFKGFPQEAGLPSAPKQFVRYMEEDNRPQVRLDVDYENGMGVSIGRLREDSMFDFKFVGLSHNTVRGAAGGAVLCAEALTAKGYIQAK